A window from Solanum stenotomum isolate F172 chromosome 5, ASM1918654v1, whole genome shotgun sequence encodes these proteins:
- the LOC125865465 gene encoding ADP,ATP carrier protein 1, mitochondrial-like produces the protein MADGYVNEIIKGHFVATRQASEQSRAPVLVQSPSEAPLEKKMTSFMVDFLMGGVSAAVSKTAAAPIERVKLLIQNQDEMIKSGRLSEPYKGITDCFTRTIKDEGVLSLWRGNTANVIRYFPTQALNFAFRDHFKRMFNFNKERDGHWKSFGGNLASGGAAGASSLLFVYSLDYARTRLASDAKAAKKGGERQFNGLLDVYQKTIKSDGIPGLYRGFTISCVGMVVYRGLYFGVYDSLKPVVLVGNFQDSFFASFLLGWGITIGAGLTSYPIDTVRRRMMMTSGEAVKYKGSLDAFSQIMKKEGTKSLFKGAGANILRAVAGAGVLAGYDKLQLVFFRKKYGSGGGS, from the exons ATGGCGGATGGATATGTCAATGAGATAATTAAGGGTCATTTTGTGGCGACTCGTCAAGCGAGTGAGCAATCGCGTGCTCCTGTTCTTGTACAGTCTCCATCCGAAGCTCCGTTAGAGAAGAAAATGACCAGTTTTATGGTGGATTTTCTCATGGGAGGAGTTTCTGCTGCTGTGTCTAAGACGGCTGCTGCTCCGATTGAGAGAGTCAAGCTTTTGATTCAGAATCAGGATGAGATGATCAAATCCGGTAGACTCTCAGAACCGTACAAAGGGATTACCGATTGCTTTACAAGAACTATCAAGGATGAAGGTGTCCTTTCTCTATGGAGAGGCAATACTGCAAATGTCATCAGATATTTCCCAACACAG GCTTTGAATTTTGCTTTTAGAGACCACTTTAAGAGAATGTTTAATTTCAATAAAGAAAGGGATGGCCACTGGAAGTCGTTTGGAGGAAATTTAGCATCCGGTGGTGCTGCTGGTGCTTCATCCCTTTTGTTCGTGTACTCGTTGGACTATGCCAGAACGCGACTCGCTAGTGATGCTAAGGCTGCGAAAAAGGGTGGTGAGAGGCAGTTTAACGGTTTGCTCGATGTTTACCAGAAAACCATCAAATCTGATGGTATTCCTGGTCTTTACCGGGGCTTCACCATCTCGTGTGTGGGAATGGTTGTTTACCGTGGTTTGTACTTTGGAGTATACGATTCGCTTAAACCTGTGGTTCTGGTTGGTAACTTTCAG GATAGTTTCTTTGCAAGTTTTTTGCTCGGATGGGGCATTACTATCGGTGCTGGTTTAACGTCTTACCCGATTGATACGGTGCGTAGAAGAATGATGATGACTTCAGGAGAAGCAGTCAAGTACAAGGGTTCATTAGATGCATTTTCTCAGAtaatgaagaaagaaggaaCCAAGTCGCTCTTCAAAGGCGCTGGAGCTAATATCCTTCGTGCTGTTGCTGGTGCCGGTGTTCTAGCCGGGTATGATAAACTGCAGCTCGTTTTCTTCAGAAAGAAATATGGATCTGGTGGTGGAAGTTAA
- the LOC125866224 gene encoding putative disease resistance RPP13-like protein 3 isoform X2 encodes MADAVVEFLLLNLKQLLLYHVDLLSGVKDQVESLHRELSLMKAFLKDSREKRSEYEYVRELVSQITIVAYEAEDIIDTFVTNAAMQKARSTVKRAFHVFDHSSKLRNVAKEIESIKVKVKEIYDKKMFGIQSLHGGESSRRSPPQKRVPMVEEENVVGFDDEARKISSRLTNGSEELEIISIVGMGGLGKTTLAKKVYTDPSVEFHFYNRAWIYVSQQYSRKEVFLGILDSLGLITDEMYKMNDEKLAGELFSHLRSKRYLVVIDDVWTMEAWDDLQMAFPKTASGSRILLTTRNTEVALHANPEGLPHHLRFLTHEESWELLSKKVFRKGSCPLELEDIGLQIAKKCYGLPLAIVVVSGLLLKKKKTRDWWKKVANDVSSYVARDPKQCMDVLALSYKHLPDHLKVCFIYFRVFPEDFEIPVWKLLRLWTSEGFIQQMGQECLEDTAEEYLEDLVDRNLVLVAKKRANGRIKTCRIHDMLRDLSVKMGSEEKFLEVFKESAQNHSLSSISKYHRRLCVHSHFLDFITSRPFGPNVRSFLCFASEEMELLREHTSFLHEAFRLVRVLDLKYINFPRFPNEIVQLVHLRYIALSGNFRVLPASISNLWNLETLIVGTKSHELDIQVDIWKMSQFKHLYTSGLSCLRGPPAKARKDNEDPFVRRNIQTISTVLPDCCKENILARTPGLRKLGIRGKLATLVATNGDSSLFDNLAKLDNLETLKLLNDTFPLPPSQCQLPSLPQSYKFPPNLKKLTLSDTFLDWSHISTLGMLPNLEVLKLKDYAFKGTQWEPLDGGFRLLRVLHIGRTNLEHWNASGHHFPRLQQVFLKHCSSLNEIPFGLVEVPFLQNMELFWPTPAAAASARIIQQEKQEGDIKDNVFKVVIYPPDI; translated from the coding sequence ATGGCTGATGCTGTTGTCGAATTTCTCTTGTTAAATTTGAAACAACTACTCCTTTATCATGTGGATTTGCTTTCAGGAGTAAAGGATCAAGTTGAGTCTCTTCACAGAGAGCTTAGTTTGATGAAAGCTTTTCTTAAGGACTCTCGGGAGAAGCGCAGTGAGTATGAATATGTCAGAGAGTTGGTAAGCCAAATCACCATTGTGGCTTATGAGGCAGAGGATATAATTGACACGTTCGTGACTAATGCAGCAATGCAAAAGGCTAGGAGCACTGTCAAGAGAGCCTTTCACGTATTTGATCACTCATCAAAGCTTCGAAATGTTGCAAAGGAAATTGAATCAATCAAGGTGAAGGTGAAGGAGATTTATGACAAGAAGATGTTTGGGATTCAAAGCCTACATGGTGGAGAGTCTTCTCGTAGAAGTCCACCACAAAAGAGAGTTCCGATGGTGGAAGAAGAAAATGTGGTGGGCTTTGATGACGAGGCTAGGAAAATAAGTAGTCGACTTACCAATGGGTCAGAGGAGTTAGAGATCATCTCAATTGTCGGGATGGGTGGCCTGGGAAAGACAACTTTAGCTAAAAAGGTTTATACTGATCCTTCCGTTGAATTCCACTTCTATAACCGTGCATGGATTTATGTGTCTCAGCAGTATAGTCGAAAGGAGGTCTTTCTTGGAATTTTAGATTCTTTAGGTCTCATCACAgatgaaatgtataaaatgaatGATGAAAAATTGGCCGGAGAACTGTTTAGTCATTTGAGAAGCAAGAGATACCTTGTTGTCATTGATGATGTTTGGACAATGGAGGCTTGGGATGACCTCCAAATGGCTTTCCCAAAGACAGCTAGTGGGAGCAGAATATTATTAACAACTCGAAACACAGAGGTCGCATTGCATGCTAACCCTGAAGGTCTCCCTCACCATTTACGCTTTCTGACTCATGAAGAAAGTTGGGAGCTCCTCTCAAAGAAGGTTTTCCGCAAAGGAAGCTGCCCCTTAGAGCTAGAAGATATTGGACTACAAATTGCCAAAAAATGCTATGGGCTACCGCTTGCAATTGTTGTAGTCTCAGGTCTTctcttaaagaaaaaaaaaacacgtgACTGGTGGAAGAAAGTTGCTAATGATGTTAGTTCGTATGTTGCTAGGGATCCAAAGCAATGCATGGATGTTCTAGCACTGAGTTATAAGCATTTACCTGATCACTTGAAAGTGTGCTTCATCTATTTCAGAGTCTTTCCAGAAGACTTTGAAATTCCTGTGTGGAAATTACTCAGATTGTGGACTAGTGAAGGATTCATACAGCAAATGGGGCAAGAATGCTTGGAGGATACAGCAGAAGAATATCTTGAGGATCTTGTTGACAGAAATCTAGTTTTAGTCGCAAAGAAGAGGGCCAATGGGCGAATTAAAACTTGTCGCATTCATGATATGTTGCGAGATTTGAGTGTAAAAATGGGTTCAGAGGAGAAATTCCTGGAGGTGTTCAAAGAATCTGCTCAGAATCATTCTTTGAGCTCGATTTCCAAATATCATCGCCGTCTTTGCGTGCATTCACATTTTCTAGACTTCATAACTTCAAGGCCTTTTGGTCCAAATGTCCGTTCCTTCTTGTGTTTTGCCTCGGAGGAAATGGAATTGCTTCGTGAACATACATCTTTCCTCCATGAAGCATTTAGATTGGTACGGGTGTTGGACTTAAAGTATATCAATTTTCCAAGGTTTCCAAATGAGATAGTGCAGTTAGTTCACTTGAGGTATATAGCTCTTTCAGGAAATTTCAGGGTGCTTCCTGCATCAATCTCCAACCTTTGGAACCTTGAGACACTAATTGTCGGAACAAAATCACATGAGCTTGACATTCAAGTGGATATATGGAAAATGTCCCAATTCAAACACTTGTACACCAGTGGGTTGAGCTGTTTACGTGGTCCTCCAGCCAAAGCGCGGAAGGATAATGAGGATCCATTTGTAAGAAGAAACATCCAGACCATTTCGACCGTTTTGCCTGATTGttgtaaagaaaatatattggCACGAACTCCTGGTCTAAGGAAGTTAGGAATTCGTGGGAAGTTAGCTACACTTGTGGCTACAAATGGAGACTCAAGCTTGTTCGATAATCTTGCCAAATTGGACAACCTGGAGACTCTGAAGCTGCTTAATGACACATTTCCCCTCCCCCCATCCCAATGTCAACTACCCAGTCTTCCTCAATCGTACAAGTTCCCGCCGAACCTGAAGAAGCTGACTTTATCAGACACGTTCCTTGATTGGAGCCATATATCTACACTAGGTATGCTGCCAAATCTTGAAGTgctgaaactaaaagactatGCTTTTAAGGGAACACAGTGGGAACCGCTTGATGGAGGCTTCCGTCTGCTTCGGGTCTTGCATATTGGAAGGACAAATTTGGAACACTGGAATGCTTCAGGCCATCACTTCCCTAGACTGCAACAAGTTTTCCTTAAACACTGCTCAAGCCTAAATGAAATCCCGTTTGGTTTAGTGGAGGTGCCTTTCCTCCAGAATATGGAGCTCTTTTGGCCCACTCCCGCTGCTGCAGCATCTGCCAGGATTATTCAGCAGGAGAAACAAGAAGGAGATATCAAGGACAATGTGTTCAAGGTTGTCATCTATCCTCCAGATATTTAG
- the LOC125866224 gene encoding putative disease resistance RPP13-like protein 3 isoform X3, producing the protein MADAVVEFLLLNLKQLLLYHVDLLSGVKDQVESLHRELSLMKAFLKDSREKRSEYEYVRELVSQITIVAYEAEDIIDTFVTNAAMQKARSTVKRAFHVFDHSSKLRNVAKEIESIKVKVKEIYDKKMFGIQSLHGGESSRRSPPQKRVPMVEEENVVGFDDEARKISSRLTNGSEELEIISIVGMGGLGKTTLAKKVYTDPSVEFHFYNRAWIYVSQQYSRKEVFLGILDSLGLITDEMYKMNDEKLAGELFSHLRSKRYLVVIDDVWTMEAWDDLQMAFPKTASGSRILLTTRNTEVALHANPEGLPHHLRFLTHEESWELLSKKVFRKGSCPLELEDIGLQIAKKCYGLPLAIVVVSGLLLKKKKTRDWWKKVANDVSSYVARDPKQCMDVLALSYKHLPDHLKVCFIYFRVFPEDFEIPVWKLLRLWTSEGFIQQMGQECLEDTAEEYLEDLVDRNLVLVAKKRANGRIKTCRIHDMLRDLSVKMGSEEKFLEVFKESAQNHSLSSISKYHRRLCVHSHFLDFITSRPFGPNVRSFLCFASEEMELLREHTSFLHEAFRLVRVLDLKYINFPRFPNEIVQLVHLRYIALSGNFRVLPASISNLWNLETLIVGTKSHELDIQVDIWKMSQFKHLYTSGLSCLRGPPAKARKDNEDPFVRRNIQTISTVLPDCCKENILARTPGLRKLGIRGKLATLVATNGDSSLFDNLAKLDNLETLKLLNDTFPLPPSQCQLPSLPQSYKFPPNLKKLTLSDTFLDWSHISTLGMLPNLEVLKLKDYAFKGTQWEPLDGGFRLLRVLHIGRTNLEHWNASGHHFPRLQQVFLKHCSSLNEIPFGLVEVPSLQNMELFWPTPAAATSARFIQQEKQKGDIKDNVFKLVIYPPDI; encoded by the coding sequence ATGGCTGATGCTGTTGTCGAATTTCTCTTGTTAAATTTGAAACAACTACTCCTTTATCATGTGGATTTGCTTTCAGGAGTAAAGGATCAAGTTGAGTCTCTTCACAGAGAGCTTAGTTTGATGAAAGCTTTTCTTAAGGACTCTCGGGAGAAGCGCAGTGAGTATGAATATGTCAGAGAGTTGGTAAGCCAAATCACCATTGTGGCTTATGAGGCAGAGGATATAATTGACACGTTCGTGACTAATGCAGCAATGCAAAAGGCTAGGAGCACTGTCAAGAGAGCCTTTCACGTATTTGATCACTCATCAAAGCTTCGAAATGTTGCAAAGGAAATTGAATCAATCAAGGTGAAGGTGAAGGAGATTTATGACAAGAAGATGTTTGGGATTCAAAGCCTACATGGTGGAGAGTCTTCTCGTAGAAGTCCACCACAAAAGAGAGTTCCGATGGTGGAAGAAGAAAATGTGGTGGGCTTTGATGACGAGGCTAGGAAAATAAGTAGTCGACTTACCAATGGGTCAGAGGAGTTAGAGATCATCTCAATTGTCGGGATGGGTGGCCTGGGAAAGACAACTTTAGCTAAAAAGGTTTATACTGATCCTTCCGTTGAATTCCACTTCTATAACCGTGCATGGATTTATGTGTCTCAGCAGTATAGTCGAAAGGAGGTCTTTCTTGGAATTTTAGATTCTTTAGGTCTCATCACAgatgaaatgtataaaatgaatGATGAAAAATTGGCCGGAGAACTGTTTAGTCATTTGAGAAGCAAGAGATACCTTGTTGTCATTGATGATGTTTGGACAATGGAGGCTTGGGATGACCTCCAAATGGCTTTCCCAAAGACAGCTAGTGGGAGCAGAATATTATTAACAACTCGAAACACAGAGGTCGCATTGCATGCTAACCCTGAAGGTCTCCCTCACCATTTACGCTTTCTGACTCATGAAGAAAGTTGGGAGCTCCTCTCAAAGAAGGTTTTCCGCAAAGGAAGCTGCCCCTTAGAGCTAGAAGATATTGGACTACAAATTGCCAAAAAATGCTATGGGCTACCGCTTGCAATTGTTGTAGTCTCAGGTCTTctcttaaagaaaaaaaaaacacgtgACTGGTGGAAGAAAGTTGCTAATGATGTTAGTTCGTATGTTGCTAGGGATCCAAAGCAATGCATGGATGTTCTAGCACTGAGTTATAAGCATTTACCTGATCACTTGAAAGTGTGCTTCATCTATTTCAGAGTCTTTCCAGAAGACTTTGAAATTCCTGTGTGGAAATTACTCAGATTGTGGACTAGTGAAGGATTCATACAGCAAATGGGGCAAGAATGCTTGGAGGATACAGCAGAAGAATATCTTGAGGATCTTGTTGACAGAAATCTAGTTTTAGTCGCAAAGAAGAGGGCCAATGGGCGAATTAAAACTTGTCGCATTCATGATATGTTGCGAGATTTGAGTGTAAAAATGGGTTCAGAGGAGAAATTCCTGGAGGTGTTCAAAGAATCTGCTCAGAATCATTCTTTGAGCTCGATTTCCAAATATCATCGCCGTCTTTGCGTGCATTCACATTTTCTAGACTTCATAACTTCAAGGCCTTTTGGTCCAAATGTCCGTTCCTTCTTGTGTTTTGCCTCGGAGGAAATGGAATTGCTTCGTGAACATACATCTTTCCTCCATGAAGCATTTAGATTGGTACGGGTGTTGGACTTAAAGTATATCAATTTTCCAAGGTTTCCAAATGAGATAGTGCAGTTAGTTCACTTGAGGTATATAGCTCTTTCAGGAAATTTCAGGGTGCTTCCTGCATCAATCTCCAACCTTTGGAACCTTGAGACACTAATTGTCGGAACAAAATCACATGAGCTTGACATTCAAGTGGATATATGGAAAATGTCCCAATTCAAACACTTGTACACCAGTGGGTTGAGCTGTTTACGTGGTCCTCCAGCCAAAGCGCGGAAGGATAATGAGGATCCATTTGTAAGAAGAAACATCCAGACCATTTCGACCGTTTTGCCTGATTGttgtaaagaaaatatattggCACGAACTCCTGGTCTAAGGAAGTTAGGAATTCGTGGGAAGTTAGCTACACTTGTGGCTACAAATGGAGACTCAAGCTTGTTCGATAATCTTGCCAAATTGGACAACCTGGAGACTCTGAAGCTGCTTAATGACACATTTCCCCTCCCCCCATCCCAATGTCAACTACCCAGTCTTCCTCAATCGTACAAGTTCCCGCCGAACCTGAAGAAGCTGACTTTATCAGACACGTTCCTTGATTGGAGCCATATATCTACACTAGGTATGCTGCCAAATCTTGAAGTgctgaaactaaaagactatGCTTTTAAGGGAACACAGTGGGAACCGCTTGATGGAGGCTTCCGTCTGCTTCGGGTCTTGCATATTGGAAGGACAAATTTGGAACACTGGAATGCTTCAGGCCATCACTTCCCTAGACTGCAACAAGTTTTCCTTAAACACTGCTCAAGCCTAAATGAAATCCCGTTTGGTTTAGTGGAG
- the LOC125866224 gene encoding putative disease resistance RPP13-like protein 3 isoform X1, with protein MADAVVEFLLLNLKQLLLYHVDLLSGVKDQVESLHRELSLMKAFLKDSREKRSEYEYVRELVSQITIVAYEAEDIIDTFVTNAAMQKARSTVKRAFHVFDHSSKLRNVAKEIESIKVKVKEIYDKKMFGIQSLHGGESSRRSPPQKRVPMVEEENVVGFDDEARKISSRLTNGSEELEIISIVGMGGLGKTTLAKKVYTDPSVEFHFYNRAWIYVSQQYSRKEVFLGILDSLGLITDEMYKMNDEKLAGELFSHLRSKRYLVVIDDVWTMEAWDDLQMAFPKTASGSRILLTTRNTEVALHANPEGLPHHLRFLTHEESWELLSKKVFRKGSCPLELEDIGLQIAKKCYGLPLAIVVVSGLLLKKKKTRDWWKKVANDVSSYVARDPKQCMDVLALSYKHLPDHLKVCFIYFRVFPEDFEIPVWKLLRLWTSEGFIQQMGQECLEDTAEEYLEDLVDRNLVLVAKKRANGRIKTCRIHDMLRDLSVKMGSEEKFLEVFKESAQNHSLSSISKYHRRLCVHSHFLDFITSRPFGPNVRSFLCFASEEMELLREHTSFLHEAFRLVRVLDLKYINFPRFPNEIVQLVHLRYIALSGNFRVLPASISNLWNLETLIVGTKSHELDIQVDIWKMSQFKHLYTSGLSCLRGPPAKARKDNEDPFVRRNIQTISTVLPDCCKENILARTPGLRKLGIRGKLATLVATNGDSSLFDNLAKLDNLETLKLLNDTFPLPPSQCQLPSLPQSYKFPPNLKKLTLSDTFLDWSHISTLGMLPNLEVLKLKDYAFKGTQWEPLDGGFRLLRVLHIGRTNLEHWNASGHHFPRLQQVFLKHCSSLNEIPFGLVEVPFLQNMELFWPTPAAAASARIIQQEKQEGDIKDNVFKLVIYPPDI; from the coding sequence ATGGCTGATGCTGTTGTCGAATTTCTCTTGTTAAATTTGAAACAACTACTCCTTTATCATGTGGATTTGCTTTCAGGAGTAAAGGATCAAGTTGAGTCTCTTCACAGAGAGCTTAGTTTGATGAAAGCTTTTCTTAAGGACTCTCGGGAGAAGCGCAGTGAGTATGAATATGTCAGAGAGTTGGTAAGCCAAATCACCATTGTGGCTTATGAGGCAGAGGATATAATTGACACGTTCGTGACTAATGCAGCAATGCAAAAGGCTAGGAGCACTGTCAAGAGAGCCTTTCACGTATTTGATCACTCATCAAAGCTTCGAAATGTTGCAAAGGAAATTGAATCAATCAAGGTGAAGGTGAAGGAGATTTATGACAAGAAGATGTTTGGGATTCAAAGCCTACATGGTGGAGAGTCTTCTCGTAGAAGTCCACCACAAAAGAGAGTTCCGATGGTGGAAGAAGAAAATGTGGTGGGCTTTGATGACGAGGCTAGGAAAATAAGTAGTCGACTTACCAATGGGTCAGAGGAGTTAGAGATCATCTCAATTGTCGGGATGGGTGGCCTGGGAAAGACAACTTTAGCTAAAAAGGTTTATACTGATCCTTCCGTTGAATTCCACTTCTATAACCGTGCATGGATTTATGTGTCTCAGCAGTATAGTCGAAAGGAGGTCTTTCTTGGAATTTTAGATTCTTTAGGTCTCATCACAgatgaaatgtataaaatgaatGATGAAAAATTGGCCGGAGAACTGTTTAGTCATTTGAGAAGCAAGAGATACCTTGTTGTCATTGATGATGTTTGGACAATGGAGGCTTGGGATGACCTCCAAATGGCTTTCCCAAAGACAGCTAGTGGGAGCAGAATATTATTAACAACTCGAAACACAGAGGTCGCATTGCATGCTAACCCTGAAGGTCTCCCTCACCATTTACGCTTTCTGACTCATGAAGAAAGTTGGGAGCTCCTCTCAAAGAAGGTTTTCCGCAAAGGAAGCTGCCCCTTAGAGCTAGAAGATATTGGACTACAAATTGCCAAAAAATGCTATGGGCTACCGCTTGCAATTGTTGTAGTCTCAGGTCTTctcttaaagaaaaaaaaaacacgtgACTGGTGGAAGAAAGTTGCTAATGATGTTAGTTCGTATGTTGCTAGGGATCCAAAGCAATGCATGGATGTTCTAGCACTGAGTTATAAGCATTTACCTGATCACTTGAAAGTGTGCTTCATCTATTTCAGAGTCTTTCCAGAAGACTTTGAAATTCCTGTGTGGAAATTACTCAGATTGTGGACTAGTGAAGGATTCATACAGCAAATGGGGCAAGAATGCTTGGAGGATACAGCAGAAGAATATCTTGAGGATCTTGTTGACAGAAATCTAGTTTTAGTCGCAAAGAAGAGGGCCAATGGGCGAATTAAAACTTGTCGCATTCATGATATGTTGCGAGATTTGAGTGTAAAAATGGGTTCAGAGGAGAAATTCCTGGAGGTGTTCAAAGAATCTGCTCAGAATCATTCTTTGAGCTCGATTTCCAAATATCATCGCCGTCTTTGCGTGCATTCACATTTTCTAGACTTCATAACTTCAAGGCCTTTTGGTCCAAATGTCCGTTCCTTCTTGTGTTTTGCCTCGGAGGAAATGGAATTGCTTCGTGAACATACATCTTTCCTCCATGAAGCATTTAGATTGGTACGGGTGTTGGACTTAAAGTATATCAATTTTCCAAGGTTTCCAAATGAGATAGTGCAGTTAGTTCACTTGAGGTATATAGCTCTTTCAGGAAATTTCAGGGTGCTTCCTGCATCAATCTCCAACCTTTGGAACCTTGAGACACTAATTGTCGGAACAAAATCACATGAGCTTGACATTCAAGTGGATATATGGAAAATGTCCCAATTCAAACACTTGTACACCAGTGGGTTGAGCTGTTTACGTGGTCCTCCAGCCAAAGCGCGGAAGGATAATGAGGATCCATTTGTAAGAAGAAACATCCAGACCATTTCGACCGTTTTGCCTGATTGttgtaaagaaaatatattggCACGAACTCCTGGTCTAAGGAAGTTAGGAATTCGTGGGAAGTTAGCTACACTTGTGGCTACAAATGGAGACTCAAGCTTGTTCGATAATCTTGCCAAATTGGACAACCTGGAGACTCTGAAGCTGCTTAATGACACATTTCCCCTCCCCCCATCCCAATGTCAACTACCCAGTCTTCCTCAATCGTACAAGTTCCCGCCGAACCTGAAGAAGCTGACTTTATCAGACACGTTCCTTGATTGGAGCCATATATCTACACTAGGTATGCTGCCAAATCTTGAAGTgctgaaactaaaagactatGCTTTTAAGGGAACACAGTGGGAACCGCTTGATGGAGGCTTCCGTCTGCTTCGGGTCTTGCATATTGGAAGGACAAATTTGGAACACTGGAATGCTTCAGGCCATCACTTCCCTAGACTGCAACAAGTTTTCCTTAAACACTGCTCAAGCCTAAATGAAATCCCGTTTGGTTTAGTGGAGGTGCCTTTCCTCCAGAATATGGAGCTCTTTTGGCCCACTCCCGCTGCTGCAGCATCTGCCAGGATTATTCAGCAGGAGAAACAAGAAGGAGATATCAAGGACAATGTGTTCAAG